AAAAGGCTGTTTTCTATCAACCTTCGACCATCAACCATTGACCGGCGCGGTCACGCGCCGCAGCATCTCGCTGTATGCGTCTTCCACGCCGCCCAGGTCACGGCGGAAGCGGTCCTTGTCGAGCTTCTCGTTCGTTGCGGCGTCCCAGAAGCGGCAGGTGTCGGGGCTGATCTCGTCGGCCAGGACCACCTCGCCGTCAGCCGTGGTGCCAAACTCCAGCTTGAAATCAATCAGGCGCACGTCGCGCGCGGCGAAGTAGGGCACCAGGAACGCCTGCACCTTCAGGGCCAGCTCGCGGATGCGCGTCAGCTGCTCTGGGGTGGCCCAGCCCAGCGCCACGGCGGTATCGGTGTTGATCAGGGGGTCGCCCAGGGCGTCGCTCTTGTAGCAGTACTCCACCACCGGGCGCGAGAGGGGGGTGCCTTCTTCAATCCCCAGCCGCTTGCTGAACGACCCGGCGGCCACGTTGCGCACGATCACTTCCACCGGAATGATCGTCACGGCGCGCACGCGCTGTTCCGTGTCGCTGAGTTTCTCCAGAAAGTGGGTGGGCACCCCGGCCTGCTCCAGCTGCGGAAACAGGTGGGCGGTAATGGCGTTGTTGATGGCCCCCTTGCCGCCAATCTGCGCCTTCTTGACCCCGTTGAAGGCGGTGGCGTCGTCCTTGTACGCCACGATGTACTCGTGCTCGTGGTCGGTGGCGTACACGCGCTTGGCCTTGCCTTCGTACTTCAGTTCGCCTCGGGTGCGCTGGGTCATACCGTCTCCCTGTGGGGGCGTGGCGCGGGGCCACACGTAGGACAGGCGTCCCCCGCAACCGTGCCGGGGCGACGCCTGAATGTCGCGGTGCTGAACATATGGGCTCCAGTCGCCGTCTCTCGGACGGACTTACCGCGCGCTCGGCGCGGGGCGTCTCTCTGGACGCGGAGTGGAAGGTGGTGTGCAGGGCCCCCAAGAGGCCTGCCGTGCCCCAGCGTAACACCCCCGCGCCTTCACGCGCCGGGGGTGTTCAGAGGACTGGGACGAAACGCGGCGGGGCCGCCCTGAAATTCCCCCGCACAGATCCGGTAGAGGACCCGGGTTCCGGGCGCAGACAATAGGCGACATGCCTGCTCTGCCGTACTCGCGCGATTTCATGCTGGAGCGGATGTTCGCCGCCGACGCGGCGTTC
The nucleotide sequence above comes from Deinococcus multiflagellatus. Encoded proteins:
- the purC gene encoding phosphoribosylaminoimidazolesuccinocarboxamide synthase, whose protein sequence is MTQRTRGELKYEGKAKRVYATDHEHEYIVAYKDDATAFNGVKKAQIGGKGAINNAITAHLFPQLEQAGVPTHFLEKLSDTEQRVRAVTIIPVEVIVRNVAAGSFSKRLGIEEGTPLSRPVVEYCYKSDALGDPLINTDTAVALGWATPEQLTRIRELALKVQAFLVPYFAARDVRLIDFKLEFGTTADGEVVLADEISPDTCRFWDAATNEKLDKDRFRRDLGGVEDAYSEMLRRVTAPVNG